One region of Synechococcus elongatus PCC 11801 genomic DNA includes:
- the gcvH gene encoding glycine cleavage system protein GcvH: MALIYPDNLRYFDSHEYLQLDGDVATIGISAYAIDQLGDIVFLELPEVGSTITIGESFGTVESVKAVEELYAPVTGEILERNEAVLEAPEILNSDPYEQGWLLKVQLAAKPDLSDSYDATQYQALVEGK, from the coding sequence ATGGCGCTGATCTACCCCGACAACCTTCGCTACTTCGATAGTCACGAGTACCTTCAGCTGGACGGCGATGTCGCCACCATTGGGATCAGTGCCTATGCGATCGACCAGCTCGGTGACATCGTTTTTCTGGAACTACCGGAAGTGGGTAGCACGATCACAATCGGGGAAAGTTTTGGCACCGTCGAGTCTGTTAAAGCAGTTGAGGAACTATACGCGCCGGTGACTGGCGAAATTCTGGAACGGAATGAAGCCGTGTTAGAAGCCCCAGAGATTCTGAATAGCGATCCCTACGAGCAGGGTTGGTTGCTTAAGGTACAACTGGCCGCCAAGCCCGATTTGTCAGACTCCTACGATGCCACTCAATATCAAGCGCTGGTCGAAGGGAAATAA
- the gcvP gene encoding aminomethyl-transferring glycine dehydrogenase, translating to MPASPHDFAQRHLGPRPADVEHMLQKLGCDSLEDLLSVVVPANIRLPRSLNLPEPCSEAEALAELKAIANHNQVLRSYLGQGYANCLTPPVIQRNILENPGWYTAYTPYQAEIAQGRLEALLNFQTMVSDLTGLEIANASLLDEATAAAEAMTLSLAVAKSKSQTYFVAHNCHPQTIAVVQTRAAALGIEVLVGDPLQFDFQTPIFGLLLQYPATDGTIADYRSVIEQAHAQGAIATVACDLLALTLLTPPGEFGADIAVGNSQRFGVPLGYGGPHAAFFATKEAYKRQIPGRIVGISKDAQGNPALRLALQTREQHIRRDKATSNICTAQVLLAVVAGFYAVYHGAEGLTAIAQQVRRNTQILAEGLQSLGFKIPQQPGFDTLIIEVEDPKVWQSRAEAAGFNLRCLSDHRLGISLDETTTQTDLTELLTVFADGQSLPAWEDITAAADGQVDPAFARQTPFLTHPVFQQYHSETELLRYIHRLQSRDLSLTTAMIPLGSCTMKLNATAEMLPISWLEFNQIHPFAPLNQTQGYQQLFQQLENWLAEITGFAAVSLQPNAGSQGEYAGLLVIQRYHQSRGEGHRQICLIPQSAHGTNPASAVMAGMKVVPIACDDRGNIDVSDLQQKAAQHADQLAALMVTYPSTHGVFEEAIAEICAIVHQHGGQVYLDGANLNAQVGLCQPGQFGADVCHLNLHKTFCIPHGGGGPGVGPIGVAAHLTPFLPSHPLVPEVNIDPQALGPIAAAPWGSASILPISWMYIRMMGAAGLTQASAIAILNANYIATRLAPYYPILYRGDRGFVAHECILDLRPLKRTAGIEVEDVAKRLMDYGFHAPTMSWPVLGTLMVEPTESESLAELDRFCEAMIGIYHEVEAIASGEFDALDNPLKQAPHTAAVLLQTDWNHSYSREQAAYPASWTREHKFWPVVSRIDNAYGDRNLVCSCLPMSAYSDR from the coding sequence ATGCCTGCTTCGCCCCACGACTTTGCTCAGCGTCACCTTGGCCCTCGGCCAGCAGATGTGGAGCACATGCTGCAGAAGCTGGGCTGCGACAGTCTGGAAGACTTACTCTCCGTAGTTGTGCCGGCCAATATCCGGCTGCCGCGATCGCTCAACTTGCCTGAGCCCTGTAGCGAAGCCGAGGCACTGGCAGAACTCAAGGCAATCGCTAATCACAATCAAGTGCTGCGCTCCTACCTCGGTCAAGGCTATGCCAACTGCCTGACACCACCGGTGATTCAGCGCAACATTCTCGAAAATCCTGGCTGGTACACCGCCTACACGCCCTACCAAGCGGAGATTGCCCAAGGTCGTTTAGAAGCGCTGCTCAATTTCCAGACGATGGTCAGCGATCTGACGGGTCTAGAGATTGCCAACGCCTCCTTGTTGGATGAGGCGACAGCGGCAGCCGAAGCGATGACGCTCAGTTTAGCAGTCGCGAAGTCAAAGTCTCAGACGTACTTCGTTGCCCACAACTGTCATCCGCAAACGATCGCCGTGGTGCAGACTCGAGCTGCTGCGCTGGGGATTGAAGTGCTCGTTGGCGATCCGCTGCAGTTTGACTTTCAGACCCCAATTTTTGGGCTGCTACTGCAATATCCCGCCACTGATGGCACGATCGCAGACTACCGCTCGGTGATTGAACAAGCCCATGCTCAGGGCGCGATCGCGACCGTTGCCTGTGACTTGCTGGCGCTCACTCTGCTGACCCCGCCGGGGGAATTTGGTGCCGACATCGCGGTTGGTAATAGTCAGCGGTTTGGCGTTCCGCTCGGTTACGGCGGCCCTCACGCTGCGTTTTTTGCGACCAAAGAAGCCTACAAGCGACAGATTCCAGGTCGGATTGTCGGCATCTCTAAAGATGCTCAAGGGAATCCGGCTTTGCGCTTGGCATTGCAAACCCGCGAGCAACATATTCGTCGCGACAAAGCCACTAGCAACATCTGTACGGCGCAAGTCCTGCTGGCAGTTGTAGCTGGATTTTATGCGGTCTACCACGGGGCAGAAGGGCTGACTGCGATCGCGCAGCAAGTGCGGCGTAACACTCAAATTTTGGCTGAGGGGCTGCAGTCCCTCGGGTTCAAGATTCCTCAACAGCCCGGCTTTGACACGCTGATCATCGAGGTCGAAGACCCGAAAGTTTGGCAGTCGCGAGCAGAAGCAGCGGGTTTTAATCTGCGTTGTCTGAGCGATCATCGGCTTGGTATCAGCTTGGATGAGACGACAACTCAGACTGATCTAACTGAATTACTGACTGTTTTTGCCGACGGCCAATCATTGCCCGCTTGGGAAGACATCACTGCTGCGGCAGATGGACAGGTGGATCCGGCTTTTGCGCGGCAGACGCCCTTTCTGACTCATCCTGTTTTTCAGCAATACCACTCCGAAACTGAGCTACTGCGCTACATCCATCGCCTGCAAAGCCGCGATTTGTCGTTGACTACGGCGATGATTCCGCTCGGCTCCTGCACGATGAAGCTCAATGCCACGGCTGAGATGTTACCGATCAGTTGGCTCGAGTTTAATCAAATTCACCCCTTTGCACCGCTGAACCAAACTCAGGGTTATCAACAACTTTTTCAACAGCTGGAAAACTGGCTCGCTGAGATTACAGGCTTTGCCGCCGTTTCCCTCCAACCAAATGCCGGCTCCCAAGGGGAATATGCGGGTCTACTGGTCATCCAGCGCTACCACCAAAGCCGTGGCGAAGGTCACCGCCAGATTTGCTTGATTCCTCAGTCCGCCCACGGCACCAATCCCGCCAGCGCAGTCATGGCCGGCATGAAGGTCGTGCCGATCGCCTGTGACGATCGCGGCAACATTGATGTCAGTGACCTGCAGCAAAAGGCCGCCCAGCATGCGGATCAGCTAGCGGCACTGATGGTCACTTATCCTTCCACTCACGGTGTTTTTGAGGAGGCGATCGCAGAGATCTGTGCGATCGTCCATCAACATGGCGGCCAGGTTTATCTCGATGGCGCCAACCTCAACGCCCAAGTGGGTCTCTGTCAGCCCGGTCAATTTGGGGCAGATGTTTGCCACCTCAACCTCCACAAGACCTTTTGTATTCCCCATGGCGGCGGCGGCCCTGGAGTTGGCCCGATCGGTGTAGCGGCGCACCTTACCCCGTTCCTGCCGAGTCATCCGCTTGTTCCGGAAGTCAATATCGATCCGCAAGCACTTGGCCCGATCGCAGCAGCTCCTTGGGGCAGTGCCAGCATCCTGCCCATTTCTTGGATGTATATCCGGATGATGGGTGCCGCTGGACTGACGCAAGCCAGCGCGATCGCGATTCTCAATGCCAACTACATTGCCACCCGCCTCGCGCCCTACTATCCCATCCTCTATCGAGGCGATCGTGGCTTTGTTGCCCACGAATGCATCCTCGACCTGCGGCCACTCAAACGTACGGCAGGCATCGAAGTTGAGGATGTCGCTAAGCGTTTGATGGACTACGGCTTTCACGCTCCCACCATGTCTTGGCCAGTGCTTGGGACGCTGATGGTGGAGCCCACTGAAAGTGAATCGCTGGCAGAACTCGATCGCTTCTGTGAAGCCATGATCGGCATTTACCACGAGGTCGAAGCGATCGCCTCTGGTGAGTTCGACGCCCTTGATAATCCGCTCAAACAAGCACCTCACACCGCTGCGGTCTTGCTCCAAACTGACTGGAATCACTCTTACAGCCGCGAGCAAGCTGCCTATCCCGCCTCTTGGACACGGGAGCATAAGTTTTGGCCAGTGGTCAGCCGTATCGATAATGCCTACGGCGATCGCAACCTTGTCTGCTCCTGCTTACCGATGAGCGCCTACAGCGATCGCTAA
- the psaB gene encoding photosystem I core protein PsaB, producing MATKFPKFSQDLAQDPTTRRIWYGIATAHDFESHDGMTEENLYQKIFASHFGHLAIIFLWVSGNLFHVAWQGNFEQWSQDPLHVRPIAHAIWDPHFGQGAIDAFTQAGASSPVNVAYSGVYHWWYTIGMRTNGDLYQGSIFLLILSALFLFAGWLHLQPKFRPSLSWFKNAESRLNHHLAGLFGFSSLAWTGHLVHVAIPEARGQHVGWDNFLSTLPHPAGLAPFFTGNWSVYAENPDTASHAFGTAEGAGTAILTFLGGFHPQTEALWLTDIAHHHLAIAVIFIIAGHMYRTNFGIGHSIKEILEAHKPPAGGLGAGHKGLYETLNNSLHFQLALALASLGVVTSLVAQHMYSMPPYAFIAKDYTTMAALYTHHQYIATFIMCGAFAHGAIFLIRDYDPEANKNNVLARVLEHKEAIISHLSWVSLFLGFHTLGLYVHNDVVVAFGTPEKQILIEPVFAQFVQAASGKALYGFNVLLANADSAATAASLGTYLPNWLDAINSGKTALFLPIGPGDFLVHHAIALGLHTTTLILVKGALDARGSKLMPDKKDFGYSFPCDGPGRGGTCDISAWDAFYLAVFWALNTVGWVTFYWHWKNLTVWQGNVAQFNESSTYLMGWLRDYLWLNSSQLINGYNPFGTNNLSVWSWMFLFGHLIWATGFMFLISWRGYWQELIETIVWAHQRTPLANIVGWKDKPVALSIVQARVVGLAHFTVGYFLTYAAFLIASTAGKFG from the coding sequence ATGGCAACCAAGTTTCCTAAATTCAGCCAAGACCTCGCTCAGGATCCGACAACACGTCGGATTTGGTATGGGATTGCTACCGCCCATGACTTTGAAAGTCATGACGGGATGACCGAGGAAAATCTTTACCAGAAGATTTTCGCCTCGCACTTTGGACACCTCGCAATCATCTTCTTGTGGGTGTCTGGCAACCTGTTCCATGTCGCCTGGCAAGGTAACTTCGAGCAGTGGAGCCAAGATCCGCTCCATGTTCGCCCGATCGCCCACGCGATTTGGGATCCCCACTTTGGTCAAGGGGCGATCGACGCCTTTACCCAAGCGGGTGCTTCTTCTCCGGTGAACGTCGCCTATTCAGGCGTCTACCACTGGTGGTACACCATCGGCATGCGCACCAATGGTGACCTCTACCAAGGCTCAATCTTCCTGTTGATCCTGTCTGCGCTATTCCTGTTTGCAGGTTGGCTGCACTTGCAGCCCAAGTTCCGCCCCAGCCTCAGCTGGTTCAAGAACGCCGAATCGCGCCTCAACCACCACTTGGCAGGTCTGTTCGGCTTCAGCTCGCTGGCTTGGACGGGTCACTTGGTGCACGTCGCCATCCCTGAAGCTCGTGGCCAACATGTGGGCTGGGATAACTTCCTGTCCACCCTGCCTCACCCGGCTGGTTTGGCTCCGTTCTTCACTGGCAACTGGAGCGTTTACGCCGAAAATCCGGACACCGCTAGCCATGCCTTTGGTACGGCTGAAGGTGCGGGTACCGCAATCCTGACCTTCCTGGGTGGCTTCCATCCGCAAACGGAAGCGCTCTGGCTGACGGATATTGCCCACCACCACCTGGCGATCGCAGTGATCTTCATCATTGCGGGCCACATGTACCGGACCAACTTTGGTATCGGCCACAGCATCAAAGAGATTCTGGAAGCTCACAAACCCCCGGCTGGTGGTTTGGGTGCAGGCCACAAAGGTCTCTACGAAACGCTGAACAACTCTCTGCACTTCCAACTGGCGCTGGCACTGGCTTCGCTGGGTGTGGTCACCTCGCTGGTGGCTCAACACATGTACTCCATGCCTCCGTATGCCTTCATCGCGAAGGACTATACGACCATGGCTGCGCTGTACACCCACCACCAGTACATCGCGACCTTCATCATGTGCGGTGCGTTTGCCCACGGTGCGATCTTCTTGATTCGCGACTATGACCCTGAGGCAAACAAAAACAACGTGCTGGCTCGCGTGCTGGAGCACAAAGAAGCGATCATCAGCCACCTGAGCTGGGTCTCGCTCTTCCTGGGCTTCCACACCCTCGGCCTTTACGTTCACAACGACGTCGTCGTTGCTTTCGGTACCCCCGAAAAACAAATCCTGATCGAGCCGGTCTTCGCACAATTTGTGCAAGCCGCTTCGGGTAAAGCGCTCTACGGCTTCAACGTGCTGCTGGCGAATGCTGACAGCGCTGCGACTGCTGCAAGCCTGGGCACCTACCTGCCCAACTGGCTGGATGCTATCAACTCCGGCAAAACCGCTCTCTTCCTGCCGATCGGCCCTGGCGATTTCCTGGTTCACCACGCGATCGCTCTCGGCCTGCACACCACCACCTTGATCCTGGTCAAAGGTGCTTTGGATGCCCGTGGCTCCAAACTGATGCCGGACAAGAAAGACTTTGGTTACAGCTTCCCTTGCGACGGTCCTGGCCGTGGCGGCACCTGCGACATCTCGGCGTGGGACGCTTTCTACCTGGCTGTCTTCTGGGCACTGAACACCGTTGGCTGGGTGACCTTCTACTGGCACTGGAAAAACCTGACCGTTTGGCAGGGCAACGTGGCTCAGTTCAATGAGTCCAGCACCTACCTGATGGGCTGGTTGCGCGACTACCTCTGGTTGAACAGCTCGCAGCTGATCAACGGTTACAACCCCTTCGGCACGAACAACCTGTCTGTCTGGTCTTGGATGTTCCTCTTCGGTCACCTGATCTGGGCAACTGGCTTCATGTTCCTGATCTCTTGGCGGGGTTACTGGCAAGAGCTGATCGAAACCATCGTCTGGGCGCACCAACGCACCCCGCTGGCCAACATCGTTGGCTGGAAAGACAAGCCGGTGGCTCTGTCGATCGTCCAAGCTCGGGTTGTGGGTCTGGCTCACTTCACGGTGGGTTACTTCCTAACCTATGCGGCCTTCTTGATTGCTTCGACAGCCGGCAAGTTCGGTTGA
- the psaA gene encoding photosystem I core protein PsaA — protein MTISPPEREAKVKASVDKDPVPTSFEKWGKPGHFDRTLAKGPKTTTWIWNLHANAHDFDSHTSDLEDISRKIFSAHFGHLAVIFIWLSGAYFHGARFSNFSGWLADPTHVKPSAQVVWPIFGQEILNGDVGGGFHGIQITSGLFQLWRASGYTNEFQLYVTAIGALVMAGLMLFAGWFHYHKAAPKLEWFQNVESMLNHHLAGLLGLGSLSWAGHQIHVSLPVNKLLDAIDAGEPLVLNGKTIASAADIPLPHEFLDVSLISQLFPGFEAGVKAFFTLNWGAYADFLTFKGGLNPVTGGLWLTDTAHHHLAIAVLFIVAGHMYRTNWGIGHSLKEILEAHKGPFTGQGHKGLYEILTTSWHAQLSINLAILGSISIIVAHHMYAMPPYPYLATDYPTMLSLFTHHIWIGGFLIVGAGAHAAIFMVRDYDPAKNVDNLLDRVLRHRDAIISHLNWVCIWLGFHSFGLYIHNDTMRALGRPQDMFSDSAIQLQPIFAQWIQNIHALAPGNTAPNALASVSQVFGGDVVAVGGKVAAAPIVLGTADFMVHHIHAFTIHVTALILLKGVLYARSSRLVPDKANLGFRFPCDGPGRGGTCQVSGWDHVFLGLFWMYNSLSIVIFHYSWKMQSDVWGSVLPDGSVAHIANGNFAQSALTINGWLRDFLWAQASQVITSYGSSTSAYGLLFLGAHFVWAFSLMFLFSGRGYWQELIESIVWAHNKLKVAPAIQPRALSIIQGRAVGVAHYLLGGIVTTWSFFLARIIAVG, from the coding sequence ATGACGATAAGCCCACCGGAGCGAGAAGCGAAGGTGAAGGCGTCAGTCGATAAAGATCCAGTGCCAACTTCTTTCGAGAAGTGGGGCAAGCCGGGTCACTTCGACCGCACGCTGGCCAAAGGACCCAAAACCACAACCTGGATTTGGAACCTTCACGCTAACGCTCACGATTTCGATAGTCATACCAGTGACCTTGAAGATATTTCGCGGAAAATCTTCAGCGCTCACTTTGGTCACCTCGCGGTGATCTTTATCTGGTTGAGCGGCGCTTACTTCCATGGCGCTCGCTTCTCCAATTTCAGCGGCTGGCTGGCCGATCCAACCCACGTCAAGCCCAGCGCCCAAGTCGTTTGGCCGATCTTCGGACAGGAGATCCTCAACGGCGATGTCGGCGGTGGCTTCCATGGCATTCAGATCACCTCCGGTCTGTTCCAGCTCTGGCGGGCCTCCGGCTACACCAACGAGTTTCAGCTCTACGTCACGGCGATCGGTGCGCTCGTGATGGCGGGCCTCATGCTGTTTGCTGGCTGGTTCCACTACCACAAAGCAGCTCCCAAGCTGGAGTGGTTCCAAAACGTCGAATCGATGTTGAACCACCACTTGGCTGGTTTACTCGGTCTGGGCAGCTTGTCCTGGGCGGGTCACCAGATCCACGTGTCGCTGCCGGTCAACAAACTGCTGGACGCGATCGACGCTGGCGAACCGTTGGTGCTCAACGGCAAAACCATTGCCTCTGCGGCTGATATTCCGCTGCCGCACGAGTTCTTGGATGTCAGCTTGATCTCGCAGCTCTTCCCGGGCTTTGAAGCGGGTGTGAAAGCCTTCTTCACGCTCAACTGGGGAGCCTACGCAGATTTCCTGACCTTCAAAGGTGGCTTGAACCCCGTGACCGGTGGCCTCTGGCTGACCGATACGGCTCACCACCACTTGGCGATCGCCGTTCTCTTCATCGTTGCGGGTCACATGTACCGCACGAACTGGGGTATCGGCCACAGCCTCAAAGAAATCTTGGAAGCTCACAAAGGTCCTTTCACTGGCCAAGGCCACAAAGGTCTCTATGAGATTCTGACCACCTCTTGGCATGCCCAACTGTCGATCAACCTAGCCATCCTGGGTTCGATCAGCATCATCGTGGCTCACCACATGTACGCGATGCCTCCGTATCCGTACTTGGCGACCGACTACCCGACGATGCTGTCGCTGTTTACTCACCACATCTGGATTGGTGGGTTCCTGATCGTCGGTGCTGGCGCTCACGCTGCCATCTTCATGGTGCGTGACTACGATCCGGCCAAGAACGTCGACAACCTCCTCGATCGCGTTCTGCGTCACCGCGATGCGATCATCAGCCACCTGAACTGGGTGTGCATCTGGCTGGGCTTCCACAGCTTCGGCCTCTACATCCACAACGACACGATGCGTGCGTTAGGCCGTCCCCAAGACATGTTCTCGGATTCGGCTATCCAACTGCAGCCCATCTTTGCGCAGTGGATCCAAAACATTCATGCCCTTGCACCGGGTAACACTGCTCCCAATGCCCTGGCTTCGGTCAGCCAAGTGTTTGGTGGCGATGTGGTTGCAGTTGGCGGCAAAGTCGCTGCTGCCCCGATCGTGCTGGGAACTGCGGACTTCATGGTCCACCACATCCACGCTTTCACGATTCACGTCACGGCGCTGATTCTCCTCAAGGGCGTTCTCTACGCTCGGAGCTCGCGTCTGGTTCCTGACAAAGCCAACCTTGGCTTCCGGTTCCCCTGCGACGGCCCTGGCCGTGGCGGCACCTGCCAAGTCTCTGGTTGGGACCACGTGTTCCTGGGCTTGTTCTGGATGTACAACTCCCTGTCGATTGTGATTTTCCACTACAGCTGGAAAATGCAGTCCGATGTTTGGGGTTCCGTGCTGCCGGATGGTTCGGTGGCGCACATCGCGAATGGCAACTTTGCTCAAAGTGCCCTAACGATCAATGGCTGGCTGCGTGACTTCCTGTGGGCGCAAGCGTCTCAGGTCATCACCTCCTACGGCAGTTCGACCTCTGCCTATGGCCTGCTGTTCTTGGGTGCTCACTTTGTCTGGGCCTTTAGCTTGATGTTCCTGTTCAGTGGCCGTGGCTACTGGCAAGAGCTGATCGAGTCCATCGTCTGGGCTCACAACAAGCTCAAAGTGGCTCCTGCCATCCAACCGCGTGCGCTCAGCATCATCCAAGGCCGGGCAGTGGGCGTTGCTCACTACCTGTTGGGTGGAATTGTGACCACATGGTCTTTCTTCCTGGCCCGCATCATTGCAGTAGGTTAG